The DNA region CGCTTTGGACACTTTCGCGGACGACGTCGAGCAGGCGTTGTACGCGTCGAAGGTGGTGGCGTACGCCCAGGGCTTCAACCAGATCCAGGCCGGCGGCGCCGAATACGGCTGGGACATCGACCTCGGCAAGGTCGCGTCCATCTGGCGCGGCGGCTGCATCATCCGCGCGAAGTTCCTGAACGACATCACGGCCGCGTACGCCGAAGAGCCCGCGCTGCCGACGCTGCTGACTTCGGGCGGATTCCGCAAGGCTGTCGAGGACGCCCAGGACTCCTGGCGTTCGGTGATCTCCACGGCGGTGCGGCTGGGCATCCCGACACCGGGCTTCTCGACCGCGCTGGCCTACTACGACGGTCTGCGCGCGGAGCGGCTCCCCGCCGCGCTGGTGCAGGGGCAGCGGGACTACTTCGGTGCCCACACGTACCGCCGCGTCGACCACGAGGGCTCGTTCCACACCGCCTGGGCCGCCGACGGCCGCCCGGAATCCCCCGCCTGACGGGGGCTGAAGGGGACTTTCCCCGCATCGCATGCGACGAAAGCGTCCTTCACCCCGTCTGACGAGGTGAAGGACGCTTTCAGCCCTCCCCGCGCGCCGCGACGATCTCCGCCAGCGCCCGCAGAATCACCGCCTCGGTGTTCTCCTTCGTGAGGCCGAGCCCGGTCAGCAGATCGTCGCCGAGTTCGAACAGGGCCAACAGGATGTGCTCGGTGCCGATGTAGTTGTGCCCGAGCCGCAGCGACTCCCGCATGGTCAGCTCCAGCGCCTTCTTGGCCTGCGCGCCGAACGCCATCTTCGCCGCCTCCGGCGGTTCGGCGGCGGGTTCCGGCAGCTTCGCCTCCGCGGCCTCGCGGACGGCTTCGAGAGTCACCTTCTGCGCCACGATCGCCCCGGCGGCGAGGGCCGCCGGTTCGGAGAGCAGCCCGAGGACCAGATGCGCGGGCTCGATCTGCGGGCTCTTCGCCGAGACAGCGGCATCGCGCGCCGCGACGACGACTTGCCGCGCCCGATCCGTGTAGCGGCTGAACACCTTCACCAGGTCTTCCAGCGACGAGCCGCTGGAGTCGACAAAGCGCTTCTGCGCCGCCTGCTTGGACACCCCCATGTTCTTGCCGATTTCGGTCCAGGACGCGCCGGACCGCCGCGCCTGGTCGACGAAGTGGCCGATCAGGTGGTCGGCCACTTCGCCGAGGTGCTCGCCGAGGAAGACCGCGTCGGACAGCTGGCCGAGCACGTCGCCGTCGGGATGCTGCTGCTTGATGTGGGAGATGAGGTCGTCGAGCCGGACTGGATTCGTCATGCCGTCAACTTTAGGTTGACGACCATGAATCGTCAACCCCGGGTTGACGCTACGGTCGCCTTGAGGTCGAAGCCGTTGGCCTCCAGCGTCTCGAACCGCGGCGCCGGATCCGCGGCGAACAGCCGTCGCGCGGCGATGTGGTCCGGTGGCCGGTTCACCGATTCGACCCCGGCGAGCACGCCGTCGCGGAACGACAGCACCGAGAACTTCCCGCCCTCCCGGTCCCCGGTCACGACGGTCTTCTCCGCCCCGGTCAGGATCCCGGCGATCTGCAGTTTCGCGCCGAGCTGGTCGGTCCAGAACCACGGCAGGCTGTCGTAGGGCGCGGGTTCGCCGGCGATCACCGCCGCCACCGCCCGCGCCTGGTCGACGGCGTTCTGCACCGACTCGAGCCGAGTCGCCGTTCCCGCTTGGACACACGGGAAGTTCGCGCAGTCCCCGACCGCCGAGATCTTCGGGTCGCTCGTGCGCAGATGCTCGTCGACGACGACACCGTTCGCCACCGCCAGCCCCGCCCTTCGGCGAGCCGTGTCCGCGGCTCCACCCCGACCCCGACCAGCACCAGGTCGGCGGGCAGCAGGCTGCCGTCGCTCAGTTCCACCTCGGCCACCCGGCCCTCGCCGCGCAGGGCGGCGACGCCCTTGCCGAGCAGGATCGTGTGGCCTGCTCCTTCGTGCAGAGCGGCGAAATACGCCGAGACCTCCGGAGTCGCGACACGGGCCATCAGCCTGTCCTGCGCCTCGACGATCGTCACGGGCCGCCCGGCGTGCGCGGCGAACTCCAGCCCGATGAACCCGCCCCCGACCACGACCACGTTTTCCGCGCTCTCCAGCGCGGCACGCAGGACATCGGCCTCGTCCTTGGTGCGCAAGGTGAACACACCGTCCAAAGTGGACCCGGGTACCGGAAGCACCCGGTTGACCGAGCCCGTCGCCAGCACCAGATGGTCGTACTCGTGAGCGCTCCCGTCCTCGAGCACCACCTTCGCCCCGTCGCGATCCACCGACGCGACGCGGCCCGGGACCAGCTCGATGTTCTTCTCCGCGAAGAAATCCTCGGGCCGCAACCGCAGCTGGGCGTCGCCGGCGGTCCCGGCGAGATAGCCCTTCGACAACGGAGGCCGTTGGTACGGCAGGCCGGGTTCGTCACCGATCAGCACCACCCGCCCGCCGAACCCCTTGTCCCGCAGCGAGGTCGCCACTCCGAACCCGCTCTGCCCGGCCCCTACGACGAGGACGGTCTCCATCGGCGCTCCTTCCGTTGTGCCCGATCCCCATTCAACACAGCTCCGGCCTTTTCGACACGTGATCCTGACGCGGCGCTACGGTCATGCCCATGAGCCGTCCCGAGGTCCACCCGGTGGACGCCCGCCCGCCGCTGCCGAAACTGACGCTGCTCGGCCTGCAGCACATGACGATCATGTACGCGGGCTCCGTGGCCGTCCCGCTCGTCGTGGGCAGCGCGCTGAAACTGGACGCGGCGACGATCGCGTTGCTGGTCAACGCGGATCTGCTGGTCGCGGGCATCGCGACGCTGATACAGGCGGTCGGGATCGGGCGGATCTTCGGCATCCGGCTGCCGGTGGTGGCGGGCGCGACGTTCACCGTGGTCAACCCGATGATCATGATCGCGTCCCAGTACGGCATGCAGGCCGTCTACGGCGCGATGATCGCGTCGGGGGTGTTCGGCCTGCTCATCGCGAAGCCGTTCGCGAAGATGATCCGCTTCTTCCCGCCGCTGGTTTCGGGCACGCTGCTCATGGTCATCGGCATCTCGCTCATCGGGCCGGGCGTCGGCCTGATCGCCGGCCACGACACCGGTTCGCCGGATTACGCGAAACCAGCCAACATCGCGCTGGCGTTCGGCGTGATCGCGGTGATCGTCCTGTTCACCCGGGTGCTGCGCGGGTTCGCGAGCCAGATCGGCCCGCTGCTGGCGCTGCTGATCGGCCTGGTCGCGGCGATCCCGATGGGCTTGGTGAGCTTCAAGGGCATCGCCGACGCCGAGTGGTTCGGCCTCGCGTCGCCGTTCCACTTCGGCCCGCCGACCTTTCCGATCGCGGCCGTGCTCTCGATGTGCGTCGTGATGCTGGTGACCTACACCGAATCCACCGCGGACCTGGTCGCCGTCGGCGAGATCACCGGACGGCCGGCGACGGACTCCGACCTCGCCCGCGGTCTCGCCACCGACGGCCTCTCGGCCATCCTCGGCGGTGCGATGAACTCGTTCCCGGACACGGCTTTCGCGCAGAACGTCGGCCTTGTGCAGATGACCGGGGTGCGCAGCCGGTGGGTGGTCGCGATGGCGGGCAGCCTGCTCGTGCTGATGGGCCTGGTTCCGAAGGTCGGCGCCTTCGTCGCCGCCGTTCCGGAGCCGGTGATCGGCGCGGTCGCGGTGGTCATGTTCGCGATGGTCGCCGCGGTCGGCGTGCAGAACCTGAAGAAGGTGGAGTTCTCCGGCAACCACAACACCTTCATCGTCGCGGTGTCGGTCGGGGTCGGCCTGCTGCCCGCGTTCGCCACGAACCAGTTCGGGAACTCGATCTTCTTCCAGCATTTCCCGGCGTGGCTGCAGACCATCTGCGGCAGCCCGATCACGGTCGCCGCGATCGTCGCCTTCACCCTCAACCTGCTGTTCAACCACCTCGGCAAACGCCGGGAGCCGGACCTACTGCGAGCGCCTTAACAGAAGAGCCACTTCGGCCACAGGTTGCACTCTTCGGTCGGCGTCGTCGAGGGCGGCGGCGGGGTCGGGTTGGGCGGCTGCGGAACGACCGTGGACCCGGTGGTCCGCGGTGGATCGGCGGGCCCGTTCGACGACGTCGGCGTGGCCGGGTCCGGGGAGTCGGACGTCTGCACCGCCGAACTCGACGTGCGGCGGCTGGACGTCGTCCTGCTGGGTCGCGTCGAGGTCCCGCCATCACCGGTTTCGACCGTCTCGGTGGACGGGACGGCCGAAGTCGCGTCGGCGCCCCCGTTTTCCGAAGGCCGCTTCGGCATCTCGATGACGCTGATCGGGTTCGGCGCCGCATTCTGTTCGGGATCCGAATCGAACCCGACGAGAACGGCGGCCGCGCCGCAGGCGACGACCACGGCGATCACCACCGCGATAACTCTCCAGCGTGACTTTGCCCGTGACTCCTCGTGGTCGTCCCAGCCCTCGCGAATAAGCAGGTCGGCGACCGAGACGTCGTCGTCATCCACCAGCTGAAACCTTTCACACCGGGAACGAGCGAAGAGTAG from Amycolatopsis sp. EV170708-02-1 includes:
- a CDS encoding Clp protease N-terminal domain-containing protein, which encodes MTNPVRLDDLISHIKQQHPDGDVLGQLSDAVFLGEHLGEVADHLIGHFVDQARRSGASWTEIGKNMGVSKQAAQKRFVDSSGSSLEDLVKVFSRYTDRARQVVVAARDAAVSAKSPQIEPAHLVLGLLSEPAALAAGAIVAQKVTLEAVREAAEAKLPEPAAEPPEAAKMAFGAQAKKALELTMRESLRLGHNYIGTEHILLALFELGDDLLTGLGLTKENTEAVILRALAEIVAARGEG
- a CDS encoding nucleobase:cation symporter-2 family protein codes for the protein MSRPEVHPVDARPPLPKLTLLGLQHMTIMYAGSVAVPLVVGSALKLDAATIALLVNADLLVAGIATLIQAVGIGRIFGIRLPVVAGATFTVVNPMIMIASQYGMQAVYGAMIASGVFGLLIAKPFAKMIRFFPPLVSGTLLMVIGISLIGPGVGLIAGHDTGSPDYAKPANIALAFGVIAVIVLFTRVLRGFASQIGPLLALLIGLVAAIPMGLVSFKGIADAEWFGLASPFHFGPPTFPIAAVLSMCVVMLVTYTESTADLVAVGEITGRPATDSDLARGLATDGLSAILGGAMNSFPDTAFAQNVGLVQMTGVRSRWVVAMAGSLLVLMGLVPKVGAFVAAVPEPVIGAVAVVMFAMVAAVGVQNLKKVEFSGNHNTFIVAVSVGVGLLPAFATNQFGNSIFFQHFPAWLQTICGSPITVAAIVAFTLNLLFNHLGKRREPDLLRAP